The Panthera uncia isolate 11264 chromosome C1 unlocalized genomic scaffold, Puncia_PCG_1.0 HiC_scaffold_3, whole genome shotgun sequence genomic sequence AGTAATTTCCGTCCTTTGTTTCCTCTCCCCCTGACCCAAAGACTGCTCTTATCAACATCTCTCAAGCTGTTACTTTAGCACCAGAAAGCAATTTCACTAAATTAAACCAACTGACACAATGGGTTTAAATAGTTGGCTTCATCAAAGTGAAGAAAGTCAAATTTCAGCATATAAAAAATATGACCAAAGATGTTTATCAGGCAACTCTTGAGATTTGAAATGTCCTATAATGTATCAAACCTTCACACTCATTCCTTAGGTCAACTAATGAGTCTTTAGAACCATTACGCCTTTCATGTATAAAATCTGTCACTACTTGATACAATAAAAACTCTTACTGAACTGTCCCAGAAACTCAGGCCTATCCTCTTAAATCTGACATGTTTATAATTTCAGTCATAATGTGGTAGCTAAAGTTCATCACTATTTTTGTCCTTCAAATGAAAGCAGTTAATTCATTACCATAAGGTTAGGTAACTGATactgtaaacacacacaaatgctcTGTGTGTTAATAAAATCTATAACACTTCCAGTTTTAGGGCAGTTAAGGACGATCAACCTAGATTTATTCCACTCATCCTAAATTCTAAAACATGCCCAACAGATTCTGGAAAGAAACTCAACTACCATCGGGTTCTTTGCTACTGTGACACCTCTAAATCCTGGGAGATCTACAGAAGGGTAACGTGTAACCTTATTTAGCTATTTTAATTCAGTAGACCCTACGGTCATCTTCATGTGACAGATTCTCAGGTGTCTGAAAAAGCAAAACGGGCCGTGTTCTGCACATGCAGCATCAGCAGCACATCCTCTCCAAGTGGATCGAGTGCCTCCCAGTGAAGACCCAGGGGGTCAACATTagctcactcactcacttttGGTCCACAACTGACTTCAGGGACACAAACCCAGTTGTTCACACCCAAACAATGCTTCCACACTATGAAacggagaaaaatataaaaaccacagAGCCACACTGTCAAATCCATTCATGCTCATGCAGTCTTTCTCTAAGTCCCCCATGAACCCTGAGCCCTCCTCTCAAAGCACAAGCCCAGCCAAGGGGTAATAAAACTTGGCTAACAAAACAGAATCATCAAAAAAAGGGCCCAGAAAATGTCTACAGAAATATTCCCTCCAGTAAATTGACATGTGAGCTAAAACCCTGAACAGAATTTTGTCCAAAGGGTCATCATTTGATGATGCATCATTTGAGAATGCACAATTCCGGGCTCAGAGGTCTCTAAAAGCattcactgaaatgaaaatagtGAGATCAGAGTCTGCTGTAAACTTGTGAGTTACATACTCCATCCTATCTTCAAGAGTAGAGCCGGCAGGCAAACCAGCCCGTGAAACACCAGGCTACAACATGAAGAGCCCAGAAAGGGGAGGCCTGACAGGCTCAAAGCCATCCATGCCTCTTCCTCAGGGTCACAGCTCTTTTAGCCCCAGGGACAATTAGGAACTGTACTAAACTAAGAGTTGATCTTTTCTGGAATAACTGCTATTGAAAAGATTCATATTACATTATGTATAATGGTCCATTTAATTATTCTCATTTGCTTCTTCAGCCATGATGCTACTCTCAAGCCACCATCACTACTTGAGAGCCCCTGATACGAACTGTGACGGCTTCCCATAGCATCTGGAAGGGCCACTTCTGTGCAGGGCATATTTTCCCAATGTGTAATGCCTAgaagttagaaataaataatacctgATTGAAGGGGGCCCGAGGCCCATCACCTAGCAGAGCTGTTTTCTGCTGCTGGAATGGTATTGGCCCTTGAGATGGATGTGGCCCTCTTGCCGGGTTCTGCTGTCCCTGAGGTCCAGGGGGCCCTTGCATGCCACCCTGGGGTGGAGGCCCCAAAGAGCCCTGGGGCGGCCCCTGCTGACCTTGTGAGCCTGGAGGCCCCCGCAATTCCTGGGGAGGGCCTAGCATGGACCCTTGGGCTGGAGGCCCCTGCATGCCTCGCATCTCCTGAGGGCCGTGTCCCAGCAGTCCACTTGGAGGGTGAGGTCCTCTCATCTCTTGAGGCGGGTGGCCCATCATCATCCCTTGGGGAGCAGGACCCTGGTTCTCTCGGGGGCCTGGAGGACCCTGCATTCCTCTTGGATTCAATCCCATCAGAGGTCCCTGAGACACAGGACCTTGGATCCCTTGAGACCCTGGCCCACCTTGGATCCCATGAGGGTGAGGAGGTCCTTGCATTCCTCTGGGACCAGGTGGTCCCTGCATACCTTGAGTACCAGGAGGCCCCTGAGGGCCCAAGTGACCCTGGGGACCAGGTGGGCCTTGGGGGCCTATGTGACCTTGTGGGCCAGGTGGACCCTGAGGCCCCATATGACCTTGAGGACCAGAATTACCCTGTGGTCCAGGTGGACCTTGAGGTCCCAAAGGGCCATGAGGTCCAGGATGCCTTTGCATTCCTTGGGGCCCATGCATGTCCTGAGGCCTCGGCAACCCCTGGGGTGGGCCCTGGGGCCCTTGTGGTCCCATGAATCCTTGtggccccccacctccctgatGCAGTGGAGGACCTTGTGGTCCCATTTGTCCCTGGGGTCCAGGGGGTCTAAACTGTCCCTGCGGCCCCGGTGGCCCCATTTGAGCCATGTTCATTGGCATCTGCTGAGATGGATGGGGTTGTTGAAAACCTTGAGGAATCTGAGACATTGGACCTTGTCCTGGAAAGGGCTGGGGTCCGAGGAGAGGAGTGCCAGATGAAGGAGGAGGCTGAATTTGCTCAGCCTGTTTCTGTGCAAGTCTTTCAATTTTAAGttgctggaaagaaagaaagaacaaacacacTGATAAATATGCCGCAGCCCTCAACGATGACAATATTGCTATCACTTACTTCACTGGGAGAGCCTCAATACAAACATAAGGCATCGACCTCCCAACACTCCACAGTAACTACAATCCATACAACATTCAGGTATTCTGGGAGCATGTAAGCACCTTCTTTTGAAATACTGGGAAACAATAGTCAGAATTATTCATATCCAATAATTTACTAGTTCTTTATCATTCTTGCTAACtttcaaaggttaaaaaaaaaaaaaaggagcaaatcaCCTGCTCTAGAgctgacagaaaaagaaaaattattttatctgtgggtaaataaatgaattcaagttAAAACTATGCTGGCTTTATCTTTTCTATGAAAAAGGTACGTTTAACTTAGTTCGACTCACTGCTTGACTGATCTGGTTTCAAAGTCTAAGAAACAGAATTCTTTCACAAACTAGCTTCCTAATGTAGCAATAAGAAATGGTGGTGCTGGGTGGGGGTATGGGCAAAATAGGGGAAGAGGTTTAAgaggtacaaacctccagttaataaaataattaagtcacaGGGACAAAACGTACAGCATTGAGAATATAGTCACtaatactgtaataatgttgcatggtgacagatgatacACTTATCATGCTGTGCACAGCATAAGGTATAGAACTggtgaatcactatgctgtacacctgaaactgtgacattgtatgtaaactatacttcaattaaaaaatgagaaaaacagaaatggtgGCGTTCGTCAGATCCATCTGAGAGTCCCATCCCCTCTCCTTAAGAGCATGTCAATAAATGTCTTTTAAgaaagatctactttcttagatCATCTTGAACCCTCCGCTAAAGAGCATCACACACCTCCAGAAGCTGTGGGTTAGTATACTGTAACGTGGCCATTTCTTGTTCAATTTCcgcttgtgttttcttcttctcttccaatTTAATGTCCTCTTTTCTGTCATTCAGTACCTCATTTGGGGCAGGAATTGGAACTTTATTTTGCATCCACGCCTtgggaaagaagagaatattaaaatatacccTAAGTGTGTATATTATAATGAGAGAAGGTGAAAACCATTCTGTAAGGTCATTGGCTCATTCCAACCTGCTGAAAAGAAGTCAGTTCACCTGGTACACTGCCTTTATTTCTAATGCTCCTTCTTAGTGACACAAGAATGGAGTTAGGCAAGCACATTGCCAGGTAGAAATTACTAACTTAATAAAAACTATAAGATCTTATGTGTTATTAAGAATGAAAAGTCTGCCCACATCTTCAAAAGGGCACAGGCACTTTGTGTTGCAGAGACAAATAAAgtagaagacagacagacaacgCAGAGGAGAGTCAACATACTCTCTCTGTTCcatgcttctctcttctctttcctctgatgGCTTGGACAGTAAGACATAGGTGAGAATCAAAGAGCTACAAGAGTCATGACGAACTCCACACGAATGCAGAGCAGCAGATGGGAACTCTGTCTAAGAATACTCCAAAGAAGTCTGTAGTGCAGAAAGACCTTCCACGGATGAAAACATGCAAGAAAGCCTCAGCAGGCAGAACctcctggtggaggagggggcTGCTGGTAGTTACTCACCTGCTGGAACTGAGCAGGAATAGGTTTTGCATATGGAACTTTCTTCTGAGGAACTTTTTTCTGATCCTTTTGCATCACCTCCTCCATTCCCCAGTCCAAACCTGGAATTGTCATCTCAATTTCATTTGACTCATCTTTCCCTGTAACCATAAAAAGAAGCAGTTAGCCAAGGAAATAAGAGAAGGTGGCTACTTCATCAGTGAATGCATTTTTAGAAGAGACTTTAAATAATATGTAATAGATAATTCGATGACTTTTATCAACATGTCTCAACATAAATCATTTGGGcactttcaaaataattcagCATCATGAAGGTAAGAAACAggtctccaggggcgcctgggtggctcagtcggttaagggtccaaactcttggtttcagctcaggtcatgatctcacagtttgtgagttggagctccacactgggctttgggctgccagctcagagccagcttggaatcctctccctctctcagaccctcccctgcctgtgcatgctgtctctgtctctcaaacaaataaataaacttaaaaaaagaagaaaatagaagaggtctccaaaaattttataaaaataaaacgtatAGGTACAATGTCTCTTACCCATCTGCTCCTGTTCCATAGCCAGTTTTAGTTGTTCTGGTATTCCCATTCCTGGAATTACTGCCAGACTATTAGGTTCAAGGTCATCTACAAATAGAAATACATCTATTGTCAATAGAGATTTTATAAACATAGTAGTCCAATAAAATGaacactttataaaaatgaattatcacTCAATAAACTGTAAAACTGAAATTAGTTTTATATAATCTTATCCATACCTAATAAcacttttataaaagaatatcaGATTTCAAAGAACAATAAATGTGCAAGTGTCTCACCATATTCTACTCCATCTTCAGACATTCCAGGCAATAGGTTGAGATTATATCGATCTCGCATTTTATCACCTGGTCGGTTTCGGGTCCAAAATTTGCTGTCAAAACAAAACCATTTGGAGGGGCGAGGGGAGGAGCATAGTTTTGGTATATTTCTGGGCACTTACAAATACCAAGCAGGGTAAACGCAATAAAGTTTTAAACacctttcttctaaaaatttaaaatgttgaatgatttttttttataagaaggCAGAACAAAATTTGAATAACAAAGTCATACTCCATACTCTATCTccttattattatatacatatttataaatcactataaaaatgttgaactacaggggcgcctgggtggctcagttagctgaatatctgacttcggctcaggtcacaggtcatgggtttgagcccaatgtcgggctctgtgctaacagctcagagcctggagcctgcttcagattctgtgtctccctctctctctgcccctccccctctcatgctctctgtctctctctctctctcaaaaataaataaagatttaaaaaattcataaaggggtgtctgggtggctcagtctgactttggctctcaggtcataatctcacagtttgtgggttcgagccctgcgttgggctctgtgctgacagctcagagcctggaacctgctttggattctctgtctccttctctgtctatccttccccctctcattctctctctctctctctctctctcaaaattaaattttaaaaaatttataaaaaagaggtTGGACCACGAATtaatacatcaataaaaataaatatatatcttctcTGCAGCTCTATAAACACAGTAATTCCTTGTTATTTTTGATATAAAGCTTACCTAGTATGGTCATTTGAACCTGAGCAGAGAATATGTCCAAGAGGATGCCACGCCAGACTCCAGATCATTCCTTCATGGGCCATCTCCATCCCACCCACTTCCTTCTCTACCCTGTAATAGCACCACAGAAAgaagtcttttcaataaaatcacacacacacacacacacacacacacacacacacacacacagacattttGTTTTACTGTAACACAAAGCTACCAAAGCCTTTTACTTTGAATCTGGTCAGTTCCACATGTTTCAGGGGTACTGATTTGTCATCAGTAATATAATCTTTGATTCAAAGAGCACTTCAGAGGGAAAAATGCTTCAAGAATGATTTCACCAATAAGAATcaaagaaatctgttttattcTCCTTTAATGGTTTCCACATCCAAAATGAAGGTGCTAAGTTTTCTATTCCAAGCTGGGTTTACAGAATTGAAAACTGCAGGAAGACTCTGATACAGGACATAGGAATactcagaaaaaaacacaaaataccatGTTCTATACTTTTGGGAGCTCTCTTCATAAAATATACAACTGTTTTACATGGTAAGTATTACATACCCCACATGCCAGAATAACAAAGAGCCATCGGACCCGCCACTGGCAAATAGTCCTTCGTGAACAGGATGCCAGGCCACGGCTGTAAAACAAACGTGGGGGAAGGCAAAGTCGTCAGCATCTCAGCATACTAGTGGTGACAGAATGAGAAGCATGCCACAGCCACCGACCTGTGGCTTCTTTCTTGTGACCTCGGAAGACTTGAAGCTCTTCTTTCAGGTTTCGGATATCAAAAAGTTTGCAGAGGTGGTCACGTGATGCGGTGAGCAGCCAATTGCCATTGAGATTTAATTTCACTTCCATTACTGTGTTTTTATGGGCGTGACTAGAAACAAAGTACCAAGGAAATAATCtgtcagaatttaaaacaagtatGAATCCATACAATGGCCATTTTGGTTAAAAAGGACATGGGTCAAGACGGCAAGAGGTCTGTAAAGCATGTAACAGCACGAGACCACAGTTAAAGTACACTTGAAAGAAATAGGTCAATGACAGAAATAACATCCATTATCTAAGCATAGTTTTCATTAACCAACTAAAATAGCAACAGAACCTCAACTGTACAGGGAAGCTGATCTGTGAAGCAGGGAAGCACCTGAGCATGTAAATTAATATTCAATAAATCTCATTAACTTTTCAAAGTTCAGTGAAGCTCCTCTCATTAAGACAAAGCATAAAAAAGGGGCACAGGCTAGTTTGAGGGTTAATTTGAACTAAAAACACCGCAACAAGTCGAGGCCTGCAAGGAGCACCACTCACATTTCCCTTCAGCGGCTGCAGCCACTGCAGTCTGCAGCAAAGCAGCCTTGCTCCAACCCCTCACTCTGGATTTGCCTCCCTTCCCAGTCACAAGGACCAGGATCCAGCTGTTTCGTCAAAAACATGTTAGTAACATAGCCATTTAAATATGAATGTCAACAGATAATTCAAAGACAAAACTTTATTATGAGGCTGCATCAGAAATAAGCACCTCAGACAAAAAATGAGAATGGATTCAAAACTGGAGGGGAAACTTCTCTCTAAACAGATGTGGTGAGATGGAGAGGGCTGGAGCAGATGTGCCGAGATGGACAGATGTGGCGAGATGGACAGATATGGTGAGATGGGACAGATGTGGTGAGATGGAGAGGGCTGGGGCAGATGTGGTGAGGTGGGCAGATGTGGCGAGATGGAGAGGGCTGGGACAGATGTGGTGACATGGACAGATATGGCGAGATGGAGAGGGCTGGGGCAGATGTGGCGAGGTGGGCAGATGTGGCAAGATGGAGAGGGCTGGGGCAGATGTGGTGAGATGGGCAGATGTGGAAAGATGGAGAGGGCTGGGACAGATGTGGCGAGATGGACAGATGTGGCAAGATGGAGAGGGCTGGGGCAGATGTGGTGAGATGGACAGANNNNNNNNNNNNNNNNNNNNNNNNNNNNNNNNNNNNNNNNNNNNNNNNNNNNNNNNNNNNNNNNNNNNNNNNNNNNNNNNNNNNNNNNNNNNNNNNNNNNAGATGTGGTGAGATGGAGAGGGCTGGGGCAGATGTGGCGAGATGGGCAGATGTGGCGAGATGGAGAAGGCTGGGCAGATGTGGTGAGATGGACAGATGTGGCAAGATGGAGAGGGCTGGGGCAGATGTGGCAAGGTGGGCAGATGTGGTGAGGTGGAGAGGGCTGGGGCAGATGTGGCGAGATGGGCAGATGTGGTGAGATGGACAGATGTGGCAAGATGGAGAGGGCTGGGGCAGATGTGGCGAGGTGGGCAGATGTGGCGAGATGGAGAAGGCTGGGCAGATGTGGNNNNNNNNNNNNNNNNNNNNNNNNNNNNNNNNNNNNNNNNNNNNNNNNNNNNNNNNNNNNNNNNNNNNNNNNNNNNNNNNNNNNNNNNNNNNNNNNNNNNNNNNNNNNNNNNNNNNNNNNNNNNNNNNNNNNNNNNNNNNNNNNNNNNNNNNNNNNNNNNNNNNNNNNNNNNNNNNNNNNNNNNNNNNNNNNNNNNNNNNNNNNNNNNNNNNNNNNNNNNNNNNNNNNNNNNNNNNNNNNNNNNNNNNNNNNNNNNNNNNNNNNNNNNNNNNNNNNNNNNNNNNNNNNNNNNNNNNNNNNNNNNNNNNNNNNNNNNNNNNNNNNNNNNNNNNNNNNNNNNNNNNNNNNNNNNNNNNNNNNNNNNNNNNNNNNNNNNNNNNNNNNNNNNNNNNNNNNNNNNCAGATGTGGCGAGATGGACAGATGTGGCGAGATGGAGAGGGCTGGGGCAGATGTGGCGAGGTGGGCAGATGTGGCAAGATGGAGAGGCCTGGGGTATGTCTAGTAAGTGGCACAACATCAGCTCCATATACCAAATGGTACATCGTGAGACATGGCAACCTAGGGTAGCGAgaaccacctcctcctccccacccccacccccaggatccCCAAATTACATTTAGATACATATAGCAGAACAGAAACCACACTTAATTAATAAGAAGACTCTAGGTACGAGTCCATCTGTTGTCTACCCTAGATTTTCAAGAATACATGGTGGGAAAGAAGGCTCAAAGTTAAGGAATACAGGCAGCCTTGTGCCCCTTCGTTTAGGGACCAAGGTAGGGTTCCTATCACTTACAGTGTTGCAAGACTCTGTCCCGTCTTGGGATCCCAGAACTTGATTGGTTGTTGACTATCTTTACTTCCTGAAACAACTAACCCTTTTGTTGGATGCCAGTCTACACATTTCACATCTGCACCATGCCCTGTGGGAAACAAATTAAGATAAAACCTAATCAGTCACACATTTAAAGCAGAACTCCACTGAATTTAAACCAGAGTAGACAAAACTATTATAAGTTTTGATCCTAGTACTGTCATATTAATCTTTTTGAAAAGACTCTTTGGTCTTTCGAGTTTTGGATACAGCAACCTCTTCCAAGGCCACGATGCACAGGAACTATTCCTCTTCTCCTACAACTAAGCTCATCTTCTTGCCTACCTGCTGGAGGGCCAAAGCATTTTGGAAGCTGCATCACCCAAGCCCCATATTTAaagctttttatgtttttgcagGACGATCATAATCATTGGGCACGATCCTTGCCGTTCACTCCAGGTTTTCCCACTTCACAATGATCCTTATAGATCAAAAGTCCTAAATTCAGATTCACACACCAGCATTTTCTAGATGTGGCAGTAGGAAAAGTATTCCACTTATTGAAATGAATTGATGAATTTGATtaaatcaaaatgagaaaaacaatccCTGTGTCATTCACACACATGCCAGCTACTCTGTTTAGTGCTTACTACAAGCATCACCTCTTGAAATCCTCACAAAATCCTGAGAAAGATATGATCATTACATCCTTTTTATAAGGGaagtaaagaaacagaaggaCTGGAGGGGTTAACTAAGACGTCCTAGTTTCCAAAGCTAGTCAACGAGAACAGGAGCTGGAATGTGAACCTGGTCTACAGGATTCCAGAAATAGTTCTCTCAACCACAGTGCTAGAGCATGAGGTCACTTCACAAGTGGAACACATTAACTGATACTAAAACTCACTAAAGTCAGAATCACAATTTACAGAACTCAAAGAAACTAgttatggcttttaaaaaatcagtgctATCCAGAAAAAGCCTCAGGAGCAGTTTATACAGCACTACAAAGCAGGTGAAAAGGGAGGTAGAGAGTATTTCAAACAGCTCCCTCTCTAATCAAGACCAAATCCAGCTTCTATGAAGTttgaggtgggaaggagaaaggatATGGAAGAATATCaagggagggaggtagggaagaaggaagagatggtTCCAGAGGCAGTAGAAAGTAAATTTGCACCAATTAAGGTGAGTGATTTGGGGCAcccatgtggctcagttggttgagcgtcccactcttgattttggctcaggtcacgatcttgcagttcgtgagatggagccctctGTCGCgcttgcgctgacagtgcagagaccacttaggatcctctctgtccctcccctgctcgtgctctctctctcaaaagtaaatgaagaaggaggaggagaaggagaaggaggaggagaagaaggagaaggaggagaagaaggaggaggagaagaaggaggaggagaagaaggagaaggaggaggaggaggaggaggaggaggaggaggaggaggaggagaaggagaaggaggagaagaagaagaagaagaaggaggagaagaagaagaagaggaggaggaggaggaggaggaggaggaggaggaggaggaggaaggaggagaaaagaaggattTGCATCTCAAATAAGcaggaactttaaaaacaagacCCCATGCTGGCAAGCATGTAAGAAGATGCCAACTGCCTGGGCAACAGTTTAACAATGTGTACTGAAGCCTGAAAAATGTGCGTATCCTACGACCCAATGACCTCATGTCTCAGAATTTATCCTGAGGAAATAATGGATGTACAGAAAGATTTATTTACAAGAATGTTAACTGATAGTTTATTCTGAAATGCCCTCCAGAAACATAttgcaaaatatatttcagtatgGCATATGGGCTCAATGGAATATGATGCACCTGTTAAATGATAATATAGTAATTTAACGATGTAATTACAATGTTCATGATACAATCTCAAAAATACCAGTGTGTGCAGTATTCCTGATGCCACGAATGTAAAAGATAAATTAAGACCATTAGTGTATGCAAGCCTATCTAGAGAAAAAATGCAAGAAGTCTAGACACCAAACTGTTTCCAGAAATATTATTAAGATGAGTAGAGGTATTAAGGTGATTCTTAttcctgtgtgttttgtttttatattttctttttgtaatgttttgtgctgtatatatataatgaacatatataattttatatatgggaCCCGAAGGTGGGAAAGGGgaaattttattgttgttttgattttattaagaaaaagaactgaGCATGGTAATATTGAATAGAAATACACTTCAGTCCCCCAGCCCCTTGTTTGGCTTAAGAAAGTTTAATGTCATTAACAACTAAGATATggccaggaaattaaaaaaactttatggGCCACTATCACCCAAAATCAAGTATTATGTATAGATACATGTGTATTTTAGCCAAATTTGGAAAATACGttagaaaacacttttaaaatacgATGCATTGTGCAAAAAAAAGTTCATACTCTAAGCAGCCCCCTCTAACCTCGCCTTTTCTGGGATACTTTTGATATTGCCTCCACTTTATATGTTTAGTCTATATAGTATATGTTTAAAGaagtatatgcaaaaaaaaaggaaaaagaaaaccctatcagttcataaaaaagaaacaacaaaatatattttagctgctttgattttgttttctgaagttttCTACAATGTATTTAAGTAGAATCCAAGCCAAGTGAGGAATCCCATCTATCCTTTTCTGCTAAACAAATTTACCCATATCCAGACAAATCACTAATAAAAATTCAACTGATTGGAACTGATTCTTGGATATTATTTTATTGGTCATTGtccttaataataaaataaaaatactactatTAGCAAGCATATACACTTATTATATGTatggtattattcttttttttttttttttttaagagagtaagagcatgggggggggggggggggctggtggcggtggac encodes the following:
- the WDR33 gene encoding pre-mRNA 3' end processing protein WDR33 isoform X3; protein product: MATEIGSPPRFFHMPRFQHQAPRQLFYKRPDFAQQQAMQQLTFDGKRMRKAVNRKTIDYNPSVIKYLENRIWQRDQRDMRAVQPDAGYYNDLVPPIGMLNNPMNAVTTKFVRTSTNKVKCPVFVVRWTPEGRRLVTGASSGEFTLWNGLTFNFETILQAHDSPVRAMTWSHNDMWMLTADHGGYVKYWQSNMNNVKMFQAHKEAIREASFSPTDNKFATCSDDGTVRIWDFLRCHEERILRGHGADVKCVDWHPTKGLVVSGSKDSQQPIKFWDPKTGQSLATLHAHKNTVMEVKLNLNGNWLLTASRDHLCKLFDIRNLKEELQVFRGHKKEATAVAWHPVHEGLFASGGSDGSLLFWHVGVEKEVGGMEMAHEGMIWSLAWHPLGHILCSGSNDHTSKFWTRNRPGDKMRDRYNLNLLPGMSEDGVEYDDLEPNSLAVIPGMGIPEQLKLAMEQEQMGKDESNEIEMTIPGLDWGMEEVMQKDQKKVPQKKVPYAKPIPAQFQQAWMQNKVPIPAPNEVLNDRKEDIKLEEKKKTQAEIEQEMATLQYTNPQLLEQLKIERLAQKQAEQIQPPPSSGTPLLGPQPFPGQGPMSQIPQGFQQPHPSQQMPMNMAQMGPPGPQGQFRPPGPQGQMGPQGPPLHQGGGGPQGFMGPQGPQGPPQGLPRPQDMHGPQGMQRHPGPHGPLGPQGPPGPQGNSGPQGHMGPQGPPGPQGHIGPQGPPGPQGHLGPQGPPGTQGMQGPPGPRGMQGPPHPHGIQGGPGSQGIQGPVSQGPLMGLNPRGMQGPPGPRENQGPAPQGMMMGHPPQEMRGPHPPSGLLGHGPQEMRGMQGPPAQGSMLGPPQELRGPPGSQGQQGPPQGSLGPPPQGGMQGPPGPQGQQNPARGPHPSQGPIPFQQQKTALLGDGPRAPFNQEGQNAGPPPLIPGLGQQGAQGRIPPLNPGQGPGPNKGTKGRRESRESGPAIPYWINQRRRPTTGGHTPSNL